From the genome of Geobacter sp. SVR, one region includes:
- the queA gene encoding tRNA preQ1(34) S-adenosylmethionine ribosyltransferase-isomerase QueA: MLVAEFDYHLPPELIARVPSPQRGASRLMHLERQSAAVGHDIFTNIPSYLRPSDLLVMNDTRVIPARLSGHKATGGKVEIFLLRRDDGLSESWICLIRPSRGIRDGQEITFASGMAARVCGRRDAETWRVEFRGDEPFPAWLEREGQIPLPPYLLREADHLDRERYQTVFAQVPGAVAAPTAGLHFTRELLNDLEQTGIQSVFLTLHTGLGTFQPVRTERVEDHRIHTEYYSIPQGTADAISATRERGGRVIAVGTTTARTLEYAADGQGGVRAGQGEADIFIYPGYRFTVVDALVTNFHLPESTLLMLVSALAGKDFVLAGYREAIERGYRFYSYGDAMLIT, encoded by the coding sequence ATGCTCGTTGCAGAATTTGATTATCATCTCCCGCCGGAGCTGATCGCCCGCGTTCCATCCCCGCAGCGGGGCGCTTCCCGTCTGATGCACCTGGAGCGGCAGAGCGCTGCCGTTGGCCACGACATTTTCACCAACATTCCGTCCTATCTGAGGCCATCGGATCTGCTGGTGATGAACGATACCAGGGTGATTCCTGCCCGCCTTTCCGGCCACAAGGCGACCGGCGGGAAGGTTGAGATCTTTCTCCTGCGCCGCGATGACGGCTTGTCCGAGAGCTGGATATGTCTCATCCGCCCTTCCCGAGGCATCAGGGACGGTCAGGAAATCACATTTGCATCCGGCATGGCAGCCCGTGTGTGCGGGCGCAGAGATGCCGAAACCTGGCGGGTCGAATTCCGGGGAGATGAACCGTTCCCTGCTTGGCTGGAGCGCGAGGGGCAGATACCCTTACCCCCCTATCTTCTGCGGGAAGCCGACCATCTGGACCGGGAGCGTTACCAGACAGTGTTCGCCCAGGTTCCGGGGGCCGTTGCCGCACCCACGGCCGGACTCCATTTTACCCGGGAGCTCTTGAATGATCTTGAACAGACGGGTATCCAATCGGTCTTCCTGACCCTGCATACCGGTTTGGGGACGTTTCAGCCGGTCCGCACCGAGCGTGTGGAAGATCACCGCATCCACACCGAATATTACTCGATTCCCCAAGGCACAGCAGACGCGATCTCCGCGACGCGAGAGCGGGGCGGGCGGGTGATTGCGGTGGGAACCACAACCGCCAGAACCCTGGAATACGCTGCCGACGGTCAGGGGGGCGTCCGAGCCGGCCAAGGCGAGGCTGACATTTTCATCTATCCCGGCTACCGTTTTACTGTTGTCGATGCACTTGTCACCAATTTTCATCTGCCGGAATCCACGCTGCTCATGCTGGTATCGGCTCTGGCCGGCAAAGACTTCGTGCTGGCCGGCTACCGGGAGGCGATCGAGAGAGGGTATCGCTTTTACAGCTACGGCGATGCTATGCTCATCACCTGA
- the tgt gene encoding tRNA guanosine(34) transglycosylase Tgt, with translation MSVSNFTVLHRDASCRARLGSLKTAHGEIETPIFMPVGTNATVKAMTPEDLLAINAQIILANTYHLYLRPGHRLVENLGGLHRFMNWKRPILTDSGGFQVFSLGDLRKISEDGVKFQSHLDGSYHVLTPELATRIQEALGADIAMCFDECPPATAAYNYVERSLEMTTRWARRCKEAHRREDQQLFGIIQGGMHSDLRARSLEQICSIGFDGYALGGLSVGEEKEAMYAVMDCCAPMMPDQSPRYIMGIGAPEDLVEAVWHGYDMFDCVMPTRNARNGMLFTSRGRINIKAKIYEEDQGPLDPECGCHVCRTYSRAYLRHLYRAGEILASNLNTYHNLYFYLDLMRRMREAIRSNSFSEFRREYYRKQQAD, from the coding sequence TTGTCTGTTTCAAACTTTACCGTTCTTCATCGCGATGCATCCTGCAGGGCGCGTCTCGGCTCTCTGAAAACCGCTCATGGAGAGATAGAAACCCCGATATTCATGCCGGTAGGGACCAACGCCACGGTCAAGGCCATGACCCCCGAAGATCTGCTGGCGATCAATGCCCAGATCATTCTGGCCAATACCTACCACCTGTACTTGCGGCCCGGGCATAGGTTGGTGGAGAATCTCGGCGGACTGCACCGCTTCATGAACTGGAAGCGCCCGATTCTCACCGACAGCGGTGGATTTCAGGTGTTCAGTCTGGGAGACCTGCGCAAGATCAGCGAGGATGGGGTCAAGTTCCAGTCTCATCTGGATGGTTCCTACCACGTACTGACGCCTGAGTTGGCGACACGCATCCAGGAGGCGCTGGGTGCCGATATTGCCATGTGTTTCGACGAATGCCCTCCCGCCACTGCGGCTTACAACTATGTGGAGCGTTCACTCGAAATGACCACCCGTTGGGCCCGTCGCTGCAAAGAGGCCCATCGGCGCGAGGACCAACAGCTGTTCGGCATCATCCAGGGGGGCATGCACAGTGATCTGCGGGCCCGCAGCCTGGAGCAGATCTGTTCCATCGGTTTCGACGGTTACGCCCTGGGGGGGCTGTCCGTCGGCGAGGAAAAGGAGGCCATGTACGCGGTCATGGACTGCTGCGCTCCCATGATGCCTGATCAGTCTCCCCGATACATCATGGGGATCGGGGCTCCGGAGGACTTGGTCGAGGCAGTGTGGCACGGGTATGACATGTTCGACTGCGTTATGCCGACCCGCAACGCCCGCAATGGCATGCTCTTTACCAGCCGGGGGCGGATCAACATCAAGGCCAAGATCTACGAGGAGGACCAGGGGCCCCTAGACCCCGAGTGCGGCTGTCATGTCTGCCGGACCTACAGCCGCGCTTACCTGCGTCATCTTTACCGTGCCGGTGAAATCCTGGCCTCCAACCTGAACACGTATCACAATCTGTATTTTTACCTGGATCTGATGCGGCGAATGCGGGAGGCCATCCGCAGCAACAGCTTCTCTGAATTCCGAAGGGAATATTACAGGAAACAGCAGGCAGACTAG